The Ahaetulla prasina isolate Xishuangbanna chromosome 4, ASM2864084v1, whole genome shotgun sequence genome has a window encoding:
- the LOC131197958 gene encoding vomeronasal type-2 receptor 26-like: MLAKIVRDESQKRTAVFRVTVLDATCLMILGQVGCKIPNSKCSISDPLPFLHKEYKPGDLNIVGILSKIYIFYNMVEFKEPPSSNLFDDILVMTPLFQQFLALQFAVKEINEDPHILPNHTLGFHIYNSYFTTIWIYRASLEVFSAQNRFTPNYSCDRQNRPIAVIGGPTPAVQAHMATILSLYKTPQLIYGSTPEINAKTEAPIYQQMFPNVGHQYKGVLQLLLYFRWAWIGVLYSNNDYGERFIQDIAPMFSQNGICFAFSERFPEITYSNNILSAVESGLEMYNVVMGSTVNVVMMFCEIEHMILLRLFPTLSKYEGKPLWKRAKVWVIATLVDFTSLPFQRNEDMDFLHGALSFSIHSKEVVRFQKFLQMSSSDKSDLEEEESFIRLFWENAFECSFSNFITDEENKTICTGEEKLNSLPSSVFEMDMTGHSYSVYNAVYVVAHTLHDFQSSLSKYRKVEQEAQRKLLEQPLWKRVKVGRIDLIDSQEEMLTIDEANIVWPQRFNQAQPLSQCNNKCPSGHSKNKIEGKPFCCYDCLRCPDGKMANQEDMNDCVECPENQYPNKNQDLCINKVMTFLMYEEIGGSILASSALFCFFITGVVLGIFIKHMDTPLVKANNRNLTYILLVALMLSFLSALLFIGQPSKVTCVLRQTAFGIIFSVAISCILAKTITVVVAFMATKPGSKMTKWVGKRLGMCIVFCCSSIQVMICITWLTTFSPFPDDDMNSITEEIILECNEGSVFMFYCILGFMGFLAMVSFIVAFLARKLPDTFNEAKFITFSMLAFCTVWLSFIPTYLSTKGKYMVVVEIFSIITSSAGLLSCIFFPKCYIILLRPNLNQKKQLTQKKQ; the protein is encoded by the exons ATGCTGGCCAAGATTGTGAGAGATGAATCTCAAAAAAGAACTGCTGTGTTCAGGGTGACGGTGCTGGATGCCACGTGTCTGATGATTTTGGGTCAGGTTGGGTGTAAGATTCCCAATTCTAAATGCAGCATCAGTGACCCTTTGCCTTTTCTTCACAAGGAATACAAACCAGGAGACCTCAACATTGTAGGCATTCTGTCTAAGATCTACATATTTTATAACATGGTGGAATTCAAGGAACCACCCTCTAGTAATCTTTTTGATGACATTCT GGTCATGACACCTCTCTTTCAGCAGTTCCTGGCTTTGCAATTTGCAGTCAAGGAAATCAATGAAGATCCTCATATATTACCCAATCATACCCTGGGCTTCCATATCTACAATAGTTATTTTACTACCATTTGGATTTATCGTGCCTCGTTAGAAGTATTTTCTGCTCAGAACAGATTTACTCCCAACTACAGCTGTGACCGGCAGAACAGACCAATAGCTGTCATTGGAGGGCCAACACCTGCAGTTCAGGCCCATATGGCCACCATCCTGTCTCTCTACAAAACACCACAG CTCATCTATGGCTCAACTCCAGAGATTAATGCAAAAACAGAGGCCCCTATATACCAACAGATGTTCCCAAATGTTGGCCATCAGTACAAAGGAGTTCTCCAGCTATTGCTATACTTCAGATGGGCTTGGATTGGGGTGTTATATTCAAATAATGATTATGGTGAAAGATTTATACAGGATATAGCTCCCATGTTTTCCCAGAATGGCATCTGTTTTGCTTTCAGCGAAAGATTCCCAGAAATAACTtattcaaataatattttatctGCTGTGGAATCTGGGCTTGAAATGTACAATGTTGTTATGGGAAGCACAGTTAACGTAGTGATGATGTTTTGTGAAATTGAACACATGATTCTTCTGAGATTGTTTCCCACTTTATCCAAATATGAAGGAAAGCCACTATGGAAAAGAGCTAAGGTGTGGGTTATAGCAACACTGGTGGATTTTACTTCACTGCCCTTTCAGAGAAATGAGGACATGGATTTCCTCCATGGGGCCCTGTCCTTTTCAATTCACTCAAAGGAAGTAGTAAGATTCCAGAAATTTCTTCAGATGAGTTCTTCAGATAAGTCTgacttagaagaagaagaaagctttATTAGGCTTTTCTGGGAAAATGCATTTGAATGTTCATTCTCCAACTTCATTACGGATGAAGAAAATAAGACTATCTGCACTGGAGAAGAAAAACTTAACAGTCTTCCATCATCTGTCTTTGAAATGGACATGACCGGCCATAGCTACAGTGTTTACAATGCAGTCTATGTAGTAGCACATACATTACATGACTTCCAGTCATCTCTTTCTAAATACAGAAAAGTAGAGCAGGAAGCCCAGCGGAAGCTTCTAGAACAGCCACTCTGGAAG AGGGTCAAAGTTGGAAGGATAGACCTGATAGATTCCCAAGAAGAGATGCTTACCATTGATGAGGCTAATATTGTATGGCCACAGAGATTTAACCAG GCTCAGCCACTTTCTCAGTGCAATAACAAGTGCCCTTCAGGCCACAGTAAAAACAAGATAGAAGGGAAGCcattttgctgctatgattgcCTTCGATGTCCAGATGGGAAAATGGCTAACCAGGAGG acATGAATGACTGTGTTGAATGTCCGGAAAATCAGTACCCAAACAAGAATCAGGATTTGTGTATCAATAAGGTTATGACCTTCTTGATGTATGAAGAAATTGGAGGAAGTATTTTGGCCAGTTCTGCTCTATTTTGTTTTTTCATCACAGGTGTAGTCCTGGGGATCTTTATTAAACACATGGATACTCCACTAGTTAAAGCTAACAACCGGAACCTTACCTATATTCTCCTTGTTGCTCTCATGTTGTCTTTCCTATCAGCCTTGCTATTTATTGGCCAACCTTCCAAGGTGACATGTGTCCTTCGTCAAACTGCATTTGGCATCATCTTCTCAGTAGCTATCTCTTGCATTCTGGCTAAGACCATCACTGTGGTTGTAGCTTTCATGGCTACCAAACCAGGCTCAAAGATGACCAAATGGGTGGGGAAAAGACTAGGCATGTGCATCgtattttgttgctcttctattcAAGTCATGATTTGTATTACATGGTTGACAACCTTCTCCCCATTCCCAGATGATGACATGAATTCAATAACAGAAGAAATCATCTTGGAATGTAATGAAGGATCAGTCTTCATGTTCTACTGTATCTTGGGCTTTATGGGCTTCCTTGCCATGGTCAGTTTCATAGTGGCTTTCTTAGCAAGAAAATTGCCTGACActttcaatgaagccaagtttattaccttcagcatgttggccttCTGCACTGTGTGGCTGTCCTTCATTCCCACATACCTAAGCAcaaaagggaaatacatggttGTTGTAGAGATCTTTTCTATTATAACCTCCAGTGCTGGGTTACTAAGTtgtatctttttccccaaatgctataTAATTTTATTGAGACCTAATCTGAACCAAAAAAAGCAACTAACACAGAAAAAGCAATAA